The following proteins are encoded in a genomic region of Phragmites australis chromosome 9, lpPhrAust1.1, whole genome shotgun sequence:
- the LOC133929325 gene encoding uncharacterized protein LOC133929325 isoform X3, which translates to MPYCEVDRYQNGDKSEGVRLFYRRYGRGATKVLLIIGLAGTHDSWGPQIKGLTGSLEPADDEAPRADEEAGAAEGEQTGDGDGIEVCCFDNRGVGRSSVPPHKSYYSTAIMARDALALMDHLGWKKAHVFGHSMGAMISCKLAAMAPHRLCSLALLNVTGGGFQCFPKVDGQMLSLAFRFLRARTPEQRALVDLETHYTKEYLEESVGSCTRRMILYQEYVKGISSTGMQSNCGFEGQVSACWTHKMTTKELDTIRSAGFLISVIHGRYDIIAQLCHARRLAERLLPAARMVELHGAHLVSHERPNEVNNALMDLIKATKSAMKPEEWSSQPENASGVIVMGFEHMMNIVRVMKPVRVAAIES; encoded by the exons ATGCCTTACTGCGAGGTGGACCGGTACCAGAACGGCGATAAGTCGGAGGGCGTCCGGCTCTTCTACCGCCGCTACGGCCGCGGCGCCACCAAGGTGCTCCTCATCATCG GATTGGCGGGGACGCACGACTCGTGGGGCCCGCAGATAAAGGGGCTGACCGGGTCACTGGAGCCCGCCGACGACGAGGCCCCGCGGGCGGACGAGGAGGCCGGCGCGGCGGAGGGGGAGCAgaccggcgacggcgacggcatcGAGGTCTGCTGCTTCGACAACCGCGGCGTCGGCCGCAGCTCCGTGCCCCCGCACAAATCCTATTACTC GACTGCGATCATGGCCAGGGACGCCTTGGCCTTGATGGATCATTTGGGGTGGAAGAAAGCCCACGTGTTTGGCCACTCCATGG GCGCGATGATTTCTTGCAAGCTAGCGGCGATGGCGCCTCACCGGTTGTGCTCACTGGCATTGCTTAATGTCACCGGAGGTGGCTTTCAGTGCTTCCCAAAG GTAGATGGGCAGATGCTATCTCTTGCATTCCGTTTCTTAAGGGCAAGAACTCCAGAGCAAAGAGCTCTTGTGGACTTGGAAACCCACTATACGAAG GAATACCTAGAAGAGAGTGTTGGATCGTGCACAAGGAGAATGATCCTCTATCAG GAATATGTCAAGGGCATATCATCGACAGGGATGCAATCTAACTGCGGTTTTGAAGGGCAAGTTAGTGCATGCTGGACTCACAAAATGACTACTAAAGAACTAGATACAATACGTTCTGCCGGTTTTCTAATTTCAGTCATTCACGGGAG GTATGACATTATTGCACAATTGTGCCATGCAAGACGTCTTGCAGAGAGGCTTCTCCCTGCTGCTAGAATGGTAGAACTTCATGGAGCACATCTAGTGAGCCATGAAAGACCAAACGAG GTGAACAATGCGCTTATGGATTTGATAAAGGCCACCAAATCTGCGATGAAACCTGAAGAGTGGTCGTCCCAGCCAGAGAATGCATCAG GGGTGATAGTGATGGGGTTTGAGCACATGATGAACATTGTAAGAGTAATGAAGCCAGTAAGGGTTGCAGCAATTGAGTCATAA
- the LOC133929325 gene encoding uncharacterized protein LOC133929325 isoform X2, producing MPYCEVDRYQNGDKSEGVRLFYRRYGRGATKVLLIIGLAGTHDSWGPQIKGLTGSLEPADDEAPRADEEAGAAEGEQTGDGDGIEVCCFDNRGVGRSSVPPHKSYYSTAIMARDALALMDHLGWKKAHVFGHSMGAMISCKLAAMAPHRLCSLALLNVTGGGFQCFPKVDGQMLSLAFRFLRARTPEQRALVDLETHYTKEYLEESVGSCTRRMILYQEYVKGISSTGMQSNCGFEGQVSACWTHKMTTKELDTIRSAGFLISVIHGRYDIIAQLCHARRLAERLLPAARMVELHGAHLVSHERPNEVNNALMDLIKATKSAMKPEEWSSQPENASETGALISARPITVTMRTDEGVIVMGFEHMMNIVRVMKPVRVAAIES from the exons ATGCCTTACTGCGAGGTGGACCGGTACCAGAACGGCGATAAGTCGGAGGGCGTCCGGCTCTTCTACCGCCGCTACGGCCGCGGCGCCACCAAGGTGCTCCTCATCATCG GATTGGCGGGGACGCACGACTCGTGGGGCCCGCAGATAAAGGGGCTGACCGGGTCACTGGAGCCCGCCGACGACGAGGCCCCGCGGGCGGACGAGGAGGCCGGCGCGGCGGAGGGGGAGCAgaccggcgacggcgacggcatcGAGGTCTGCTGCTTCGACAACCGCGGCGTCGGCCGCAGCTCCGTGCCCCCGCACAAATCCTATTACTC GACTGCGATCATGGCCAGGGACGCCTTGGCCTTGATGGATCATTTGGGGTGGAAGAAAGCCCACGTGTTTGGCCACTCCATGG GCGCGATGATTTCTTGCAAGCTAGCGGCGATGGCGCCTCACCGGTTGTGCTCACTGGCATTGCTTAATGTCACCGGAGGTGGCTTTCAGTGCTTCCCAAAG GTAGATGGGCAGATGCTATCTCTTGCATTCCGTTTCTTAAGGGCAAGAACTCCAGAGCAAAGAGCTCTTGTGGACTTGGAAACCCACTATACGAAG GAATACCTAGAAGAGAGTGTTGGATCGTGCACAAGGAGAATGATCCTCTATCAG GAATATGTCAAGGGCATATCATCGACAGGGATGCAATCTAACTGCGGTTTTGAAGGGCAAGTTAGTGCATGCTGGACTCACAAAATGACTACTAAAGAACTAGATACAATACGTTCTGCCGGTTTTCTAATTTCAGTCATTCACGGGAG GTATGACATTATTGCACAATTGTGCCATGCAAGACGTCTTGCAGAGAGGCTTCTCCCTGCTGCTAGAATGGTAGAACTTCATGGAGCACATCTAGTGAGCCATGAAAGACCAAACGAG GTGAACAATGCGCTTATGGATTTGATAAAGGCCACCAAATCTGCGATGAAACCTGAAGAGTGGTCGTCCCAGCCAGAGAATGCATCAG AAACCGGAGCACTTATTTCTGCAAGACCTATTACCGTCACGATGCGAACAGATGAAG GGGTGATAGTGATGGGGTTTGAGCACATGATGAACATTGTAAGAGTAATGAAGCCAGTAAGGGTTGCAGCAATTGAGTCATAA
- the LOC133929325 gene encoding uncharacterized protein LOC133929325 isoform X1: MPYCEVDRYQNGDKSEGVRLFYRRYGRGATKVLLIIGLAGTHDSWGPQIKGLTGSLEPADDEAPRADEEAGAAEGEQTGDGDGIEVCCFDNRGVGRSSVPPHKSYYSTAIMARDALALMDHLGWKKAHVFGHSMGAMISCKLAAMAPHRLCSLALLNVTGGGFQCFPKVDGQMLSLAFRFLRARTPEQRALVDLETHYTKEYLEESVGSCTRRMILYQEYVKGISSTGMQSNCGFEGQVSACWTHKMTTKELDTIRSAGFLISVIHGRYDIIAQLCHARRLAERLLPAARMVELHGAHLVSHERPNEVNNALMDLIKATKSAMKPEEWSSQPENASETGALISARPITVTMRTDEGANAAVAVYNLLGKLQLSFLYLIGVIVMGFEHMMNIVRVMKPVRVAAIES, from the exons ATGCCTTACTGCGAGGTGGACCGGTACCAGAACGGCGATAAGTCGGAGGGCGTCCGGCTCTTCTACCGCCGCTACGGCCGCGGCGCCACCAAGGTGCTCCTCATCATCG GATTGGCGGGGACGCACGACTCGTGGGGCCCGCAGATAAAGGGGCTGACCGGGTCACTGGAGCCCGCCGACGACGAGGCCCCGCGGGCGGACGAGGAGGCCGGCGCGGCGGAGGGGGAGCAgaccggcgacggcgacggcatcGAGGTCTGCTGCTTCGACAACCGCGGCGTCGGCCGCAGCTCCGTGCCCCCGCACAAATCCTATTACTC GACTGCGATCATGGCCAGGGACGCCTTGGCCTTGATGGATCATTTGGGGTGGAAGAAAGCCCACGTGTTTGGCCACTCCATGG GCGCGATGATTTCTTGCAAGCTAGCGGCGATGGCGCCTCACCGGTTGTGCTCACTGGCATTGCTTAATGTCACCGGAGGTGGCTTTCAGTGCTTCCCAAAG GTAGATGGGCAGATGCTATCTCTTGCATTCCGTTTCTTAAGGGCAAGAACTCCAGAGCAAAGAGCTCTTGTGGACTTGGAAACCCACTATACGAAG GAATACCTAGAAGAGAGTGTTGGATCGTGCACAAGGAGAATGATCCTCTATCAG GAATATGTCAAGGGCATATCATCGACAGGGATGCAATCTAACTGCGGTTTTGAAGGGCAAGTTAGTGCATGCTGGACTCACAAAATGACTACTAAAGAACTAGATACAATACGTTCTGCCGGTTTTCTAATTTCAGTCATTCACGGGAG GTATGACATTATTGCACAATTGTGCCATGCAAGACGTCTTGCAGAGAGGCTTCTCCCTGCTGCTAGAATGGTAGAACTTCATGGAGCACATCTAGTGAGCCATGAAAGACCAAACGAG GTGAACAATGCGCTTATGGATTTGATAAAGGCCACCAAATCTGCGATGAAACCTGAAGAGTGGTCGTCCCAGCCAGAGAATGCATCAG AAACCGGAGCACTTATTTCTGCAAGACCTATTACCGTCACGATGCGAACAGATGAAGGTGCAAATGCCGCCGTAGCAGTATATAACTTGCTTGGCAAGCTGCAACTAAGCTTTCTTTATCTCATAGGGGTGATAGTGATGGGGTTTGAGCACATGATGAACATTGTAAGAGTAATGAAGCCAGTAAGGGTTGCAGCAATTGAGTCATAA